Within Tistrella mobilis, the genomic segment AGGTGAAGATGATCAGATAGGGCACGCGTGCGGCTTTCTTGTGAGGCGCCGGCCGGGTGGGTCGGGCGGCGAGCAGGTCGGGCGGCGAGCAGGTCAGGCGGCGAGCAGGCGGAAGCGGTCGACGTCGACCAGCCCCATATCGGTGATCTTGAGATGCGGGATCACCGGCAGCGGCAGGAAGGCGAGCTGCAGGAAGGGTTCGGCCAGGCGGCAGCCGATGGCGCGGGCGGCCGCACGCAGCGCCACCAGCCGGTCGCGGACATGGTCGGCGCCGGCATCGCTCATCAGCCCGGCGACCGGCAGGGCCAGATCGGCCAGAACCCGGCCATCGCGCACCACCACGAAGCCGCCGCCCATGGCGATCAGCCGGTTGACCGCCACCGCCATGTCGGCGTCGCCCGCCCCCACCACACAGATATTATGGCTGTCATGGCCGACGGAGGATGCGATGGCGCCGTCGGGGAAACCGAAGCCGGTGACGAAGCCGCGGCCGACATTGCGGTTGGTACCGTGGCGGGCGAGCACCGCGACCTTGAGCAGGTCGCGCGACGGATCCGCCCGGCGCTCGCCGCCCGCATAGGGCAGCGCCATGGTCAGGTGATCGGTGATCAGGCTGCCCGGGCGGATGCCGATCACCGGCGCCCCCGGCCCCTGGGCCGCCACCCGGAAGATGTCGGGGGTGACCGGCGGCAGCCGGACCGAGCCGAAGCCCACCGGCGCCGGCATGGCGCCATGGTCGAAGATCCCGTCTTCCACCACCCGGCCGTTGCGGATGACGGTTGCGACCGCGCAATGGTCCAGGTCGTCGAGCACGACGATGTCGGCCCGCCGGCCCGGGGCGACCAGCCCCCGATCCTTCAGCCCGAAGCCCTGGGCGGCCGACCAGGTGGCGGCGCGATAGACGGCGCCCGCCGGCGCGCCTGCCTTGATCGCCGCCCGGATCAGATGATCGAGATGGCCCTCCTCGGCGATGTCGAGCGGGTTGCGGTCGTCGGTGCAGAAGGCGAAGAAGGGGGAGTTGCGCCAGTCGAGCAGCGGTGCCAGCGCGGCCACGTCCTTCGAAACGCTGCCGTCGCGGATCAGCACCTGCATGCCCTTGCCGATCTTCTCCAGCGCCTCGGCACGGTTGGTGCATTCGTGGCAGTTGCGGATGCCGCAGGCGAGATAGGCATCGAGGTCGCGCCCCGAGAGCAGAGGGGCATGACCGTCGATATGGGTGCCGTCGAAGGCGGCCAGCTTGTCCAGCACCTCGTCGTCCAGATGCAGAACGCCCGGCACATTCATGAACTCGGCAAGGCCGATCACCGAGGGGTGGTCGCGGAAGGCGACCAGATCATCGGCGCTCAGTCGGGCGCCCGAGGTCTCGAGCCCCGTCGCCGGCACGCAGGAGGAAAGCTGCACCCTGAGGTCCAGGGCCGTGTGCAGGCTGGCATCCAGGAAATAGCGCAACCCCTCGGTGCCCAGCACATTGCAGATCTCGTGAGGGTCCGAGATGGCGGTGGTGGTGCCGCGGGCCAGGGCCAGCCGGTCGAATTCGGCCGGCGTGACGAGCGTGCTTTCGACATGGACATGGGTGTCAATGAAGCCCGGCACGATCACCCGGTTGCGGGCGTCGACCTCGCGCCGGCCGCGATAGCCGGGGCCGACGCCGACGATCATGTCGCCGGTGACGGCGACATCGGCCATCTCCAGCGCGCCGGTCGCAAGGTTCAGCACCCGGCCGCCGCGGATCACCAGATCGGCGGCCTCGCGGCCGAGCGCCTGGTCGATGCGGCGCTTCAGCACGGCCTTGGTGTGATCGCGGGTCGCGTGGGGAGCCCCGGTCTCGCGGGGGGCGGCGCTGGCCATCGGCTTTGCCTCCGGATGCATGCGGATATCCCTGCGACCGCATGAAAGAGCCGCGCGGGGTTCGGTGGAATCTGGTGTGGCGGGGCGTGGCCGGCAAGCGGTGGCCCACCTCCGGCACCCGCTTATGCCCCCGGCACCCGCTTACGCCTGGTCGAGAAGGACGATCGCCGAGACCTGGCGGCCGTAATCCGCCTCTCCCCGGTGTGTGGTGCGACGATAGGAGAACAGGGTGTCGGTGGCGCCATAGGTGTCGGTACCGATGGCGTCCGCCGTGATCAGGTTCCGCCTCAGCCGGGTGAGCAGATAGCCGGGCAGATCGAAATGCAGCCGGTCGTCGCGTCCCGGGCTGAAGAACCCGGCCGCGGCCGGATCGGCGGCCATGGCGGTGTCGCGCAGTTCCGGCCCCACCTCGTAGCTCGGGCCGGCGATGCAGGGGCCGATCACGGCACGGATGCGGCTGCGGCTGGCGCCCAGCGCCTCCATGGCCTCGATGGTCGCGTCGGTGGCGCCGCCGACCGCGCCCTTCCAGCCGGCATGGGTGGCGCCGATCACCCGGGCTTCGGCATCGGCGAACAGCACCGGCGCACAATCGGCGGCCAGCGCGCCGAGGACGATGCCCGGCAGCCGGGTGACCATGCCGTCGGCATGGGGGCGGCCTTCGGCACCGCGACCGGCTTCGGGATAAAGCGCCAGCCCGTCTTCGTCGACCGTGATCACCCGGCGGCCATGGACCTGGTGGTTGGTCAGCAGGTGCCGGGGCGCGGGCGTCAGTGCTGCAGCCACGCGGCGGCGGTTCTCCGCGACCGCGGCCGGGTCGTCGGCACTGCCCGGGCCACAGTTCAGGCTGGTATAAAGGCCGGTCGAAACGCCGCCCTGCCGGCCGAAAAAGCCGTGGGCGATGCCGGGCAGGTCGAGCAGATCGTGGTGGTCATGGGGCGGCCGGTCATGCATGAGGGACTGGGGCATCAGGTTGCCTCCTCGCGGGGGGCTTAAAGATCGGCGTCGAAGCCGGGCACCGGTGCGAAGCCGGGCGGTGCCGGCCGGCCGGGTGGTGTCAGGGCCAGCACCTTGAACAGGCGCCCCATCTCTTCCGGGGCCGTCAGGCGCTTCAGGGCGGTGGCGATCTGGGCGCGTTCGCCGCCGTTGCGGGCAGCGCGGGCCAGGCGTTCGGCACGGGCACCGATGCCGAGCCGGCCCAGAAAGCTGCCCTGATCGACGGGGCCATGGGCCAGGGCGCCGCCTGCGGCCGCGGCCGCGGCCAGACGCTCGAAATCGACATGAACGGTCAGGTCGGCGCGCCCCGGTTCTTCCAGCGGGTCGGCATGGGCATGCGCCTTCACCGCCTGGAAGGTGTCGCCGGGGGCACTGATGCCATGGCCGTAATCGACGATCAGCGCTGCACCGCCGAGCGCGGCAAGCCGGGTGCCGATGGTGCCGGCGATCGAAATCGATGCCGGCTGGACCTCGGCGATCGCGCCGGCCGGGATCTCGGCCAGCGAGGCCCGGGCGATGCGGGGGGTCAGCAGGGCTGCGGCCGGGCTCGGATCCGGCGACAGGCCATAGCGGAACCGTCCCGGGCGGTCGGGATCGAGGTCGATCATCCGTTCCGACCACAGGCCGTCGGGGCGCCGGACCAGCTGGCGGACCGGCAGGGCATCGAAGAACTCATTGGCGATCAGCAGCAGCGGCCGGTCATCGGGCAGGCCGTCGACCGTATCGTGCCAGACCGGCGGCCGGGAGAGGCCGGCATCGGCGACCGCCTGGGCCTGGGCCTCACGCAGGCGCGGGCTCTGCTCCACGAAATGCAGCGACACCCGATCCAGAAGCCCCGGCATCATCTTCATCGCCCGAAGCGCGTCGGCCATCAGCGTGCCGCGGCCGGGGCCGAGTTCGGCGAGCGTGACCGCCGGCGGCTGGCCGGCTTCATCCCAGGCGACCGCCAGCCAGAGCCCGACCAGTTCGCCGAACATCTGGCTGATCTCGGGGGCCGTGACGAAGTCGCCATCTGCCCCGAAGGGCTCGCGGGTCGTGTAATAGCCGTGCTGCGGATGGCCGAGCACCAGGCCCATATAGGTGCCGAGGGTCATCGGGCCGTCGACGGCGATGCGTCCGGCGATGATCCGGCCGAGTGGGGTATCCGCAGGGGGGAGGGGGGTGGCGTCGGTCATTCGCGGCCCGGTCCGGTCGCGGCGTCGGTCCGGCCGCGGGCGCGGAGCACCAGATAGACGCCGATCAGGAACATGGGCAGGGACAGCAGCTGCCCCATGGTGAGGCCCGCAGCCAGAAAGCCCAGGAAGGCATCGGGCATGCGGAACAGCTCGGCGATCGACCGGGTGATGGCATAGCCCATCAGGAAATAGCCGGCCAGCAGGCCCGGGCGGGCCCAGGTTTCCCGGCGGCGGGCAATGAACCACAGCACGACGAACAGCAGCAGGCCTTCAAGCAGCGCTTCGTAGATCTGGCTTGGATGGCGGGGTTCCGGACCGGCCATGGGGAAGATCATGCCCCAGGGCACATCGGTGGGGCGCCCCCAGAGTTCGCCATTGATGAAGTTGGCGATCCGGCCGAAGAACAGGCCGATCGGCGCGGCCGCGGCCACCAGATCGCCCACGGTCAGCGGATTGACGCCCTTGGTGCGGGCGAAGAGGGCCAGCGAGACGGCCACGCCCAGAAGCCCGCCATGGAAGGACATTCCGCCCTTCCACACCATGGGGATCTCCAGCAGATGCTGGGCGTAATAATCCGGGCGATAGAACAGCACGTACCCGAACCGGCCGCCCAGGATGACGCCGAACGCGACCCAGACCAGCAGGTCGTCGATCGACCGTTCGTCCAGGCCCAGGGCGTGGCGCCGGGTCAGGCCCACAACATAGCGCCAGCCGATCAGCAGACCCGCGATATAGGCCAGGGCGTACCAGCGAATGGCGATCGGGCCGATGGCAATCGCAACCGGATCGATGTCGGGGAAGGTCAGGCCGGTCATCGGCAGCGGGCCTCGCGGAGGTTCGGGATCGGGTGTTGGCGGCAGTCTAAGGGGGGCGCCCCTGCCGCTCAAGCAGTGCCGCCCGAGAGTGTGTCACACGGGTGGTGACATCTTCGAGACCCGACGATAACTGCAGGCCGGGCATGTGAATGTGATACTGTTAACGAAGCGGTGACCATGTTATGGATCCGCAAGGTCCGAACCACGTGCGCCGCCCGTTCTGTCGGGTATCGCCGGAAGGCGCGGATCCTCAGTCCTGCAAGCCAATGTACACGTCCTCCAGGTCCGTGTCCGCCGGCCGGGCCGTCCGGGCGCAAGCCCGGTTTCCGGTCCTGTCTTCGGCCACCGGCCGTCCGGGAGATCGCCGATGCAGAGCAATAACCCCTTCTTCGACGACATGGCCCGTGTCGCCAGCGGTGCCATGAGCGGCTTTGCCGGTCTGCGCCAGGAAATGGACCAGCTGGTCCGCTCACGTGTTGAGCGGATGCTGGCCGAGATGGGCGCCGTGACCCGCGAAGAGGCGGATGCGTTGCGGGCACTCGCCGAAGGCCAGGCCGAGCGGATCGCGGCACTGGAGGCGCGGATTGCGGCGCTGGAAGCGGCGGCGGCTCCGGTCGCCGATGCTCCTGGGGCCGACGCTCCAAAGGCCGATGATGCCCCCCAGGCCGACGCTCCCCAGGCTGACGCCCCGGACGAACGGTCGGCCTCTTGACCGCGATGCCCGGTACCGGACTGGTGCCGGCCCGCTCCGGCATGGCCGCCGCCGCCCTCTGGGTGGGGGTGCTGGCGGTGTCGACCGGGGCGATTTTCGCGCGTCTGGCGGATGCGCCGGCCCTGGTGATCGCCACCGGCCGTCTCGCCATCGCCAGCCTGCTGATCCTGCCGCTGATGGGCATGCGTCATCGCAGTGCGATCCGCACGCTCGGCCGGCGCCATCTGCTGCTTGCGGTGGTGTCGGGCGCCTTTCTGGCGCTGCATTTCGCGACCTGGATCAGCTCGCTCTCCTACACCTCCATCGCCAACTCGGTGTTGCTGGTCAACACGGTGCCGATCTGGACCGCACTTGGTGGTCTCGTCCTCGGCATCGACCGTCTGGACCGGCGGGGCTGGCTGGCGGTGGGGCTTGCCGTCATCGGAACCGTCATCGTCTCTGCGCCGTCTGCCGATCTGACCGGCGACGGGCTTCTCGGCAACGTCCTGGCGCTGGTCGGCGGGGCGGCGATGGCGGCCTATCTGCTGTGCGGACGTGCCCTCAGGGCCAGGCTCGATCTCGTGCCTTATGTGATGCTGGCCTATGGTGTGGCGGCCGTGATCCTCCTTTCGGTCACGCTCGCAGCCGGCCTGCCTCTTCTGGGACACGGGACAGCCACATATCTGGCCCTTGTGGGAATGGCGCTTATCCCCCAACTAATTGGTCACAGCACCTATAACTGGTCGCTGAAGGCCCTGCCGGCGACGGCGGTGTCGATCTCTCTCATGGGGGAGGCGGTGTTCGCCAGCCTGTGGGGATGGCTTCTCTTTCACGAGAGCCTGCCACCCGCGACGCTCGGCGGTGGAGTTCTGGTTCTGGCCGGCATCGTATTGGCCCAGACCAGCCTCGACCGAACACGGCGCGCGCAGGACGGTGGCGCCTGAGGGAAGGATCCGGTCACCGGATTTCTGCCCGAGGGATTTCCACCCAGCCTGCGCCTGTCATGCGCGACGGTCCGGATCCCGGATACCTCCGCAGCTCTGCCTCCTTATTGACACTTGTTCCCGCCGGGTCTCGGACCCACGATCGAGCACATGGACGACGATCTCATCTGGAAAGCGCTCTCGGACCCAAGCCGCAGGCGCATCATCGAACTTCTTCACGCGCAGCCCCGCCGCACCGGCGATCTGGCCGCCTGCTTCGACGTGACCCGTTTCGCGGTCATGAAGCACCTCGACCTTCTGGTCGAGGCAGGTCTGGTCACGGTGGAACGGCGCGGCCGCGAACGCTGGAACCGGCTGGCGCTCGAGCGCCTCACGCCGACCGTCGCCGGCTGGCTTGCCCAGTTCGCGGTGGGGGCCGAAGCCGAACAGGGCAATCTGCCCGGTGCGGTCGAGGCCATGGCGATCGAGGCGGCCGTCGAGATCGACCTGCCCCGTCGGCGCGCCTATCAGCTTTTCGTCGAACAGGCGGAAAACTGGTGGCCGCGTGAGGGCGAGGGGCGGGTCCGCCTGGAAGCCGCAACCGGCGGCTGGCTCTATCTCGACCGCGGTCCCGGCCGGCCCCAGATGATCTGGGCCGTGATCGGCGATGCCCGGGCGCCGGCGGCGATCGAACTGATCGGTGCCTGCGGCCAGAAGGGCGTCGAAAGCGCCCGGACCCGCCTCGTCTTCGAAAAGGCGGGCAAGGGGCGGACCGTGGTCCATCTGCGCACCGATGCCCTGGTGACGCTGGATCAGGCGGGGCGAGAGCGCTATCGCGCGTTCTGGCGCCGTCTGCTGACCGACGCCTATGCGAGCTATGCCGATACACAGGCAGGCCCGGCGGAAGCGGACCTCGATCTCGAGGACGACGACGCCCATGGCGAGCCGCAGAGCGCCTGGGTGGCCGGCGCCATCCGCTGACGCTTGAGCGTCGTCCGCACTTGGCTCTAACCCCCGGCGGGCCGGACCATCATCCGGCACCGTCGGGGGTTCGTGTGTCTGCACGGAAGGCCGCCGGCCCGGTCGCGGGATTCTCCGCGCCGGCCCTAAATCGCTGATTTTTCCTTGACGATCGGGGCCGGCTCGCCTAAAGACACGGTCTCCGAAAGGTGCCCGGCCCGGGTGCCGCCATCGACGACGCCGGCGCGGCGCATCGTCCGAAGGTTTCAACAAGCGTCCGCCCGCTGAAGGTTTCCAAACATGGCCCGTCGTTGCGAGCTTAC encodes:
- the ade gene encoding adenine deaminase; amino-acid sequence: MASAAPRETGAPHATRDHTKAVLKRRIDQALGREAADLVIRGGRVLNLATGALEMADVAVTGDMIVGVGPGYRGRREVDARNRVIVPGFIDTHVHVESTLVTPAEFDRLALARGTTTAISDPHEICNVLGTEGLRYFLDASLHTALDLRVQLSSCVPATGLETSGARLSADDLVAFRDHPSVIGLAEFMNVPGVLHLDDEVLDKLAAFDGTHIDGHAPLLSGRDLDAYLACGIRNCHECTNRAEALEKIGKGMQVLIRDGSVSKDVAALAPLLDWRNSPFFAFCTDDRNPLDIAEEGHLDHLIRAAIKAGAPAGAVYRAATWSAAQGFGLKDRGLVAPGRRADIVVLDDLDHCAVATVIRNGRVVEDGIFDHGAMPAPVGFGSVRLPPVTPDIFRVAAQGPGAPVIGIRPGSLITDHLTMALPYAGGERRADPSRDLLKVAVLARHGTNRNVGRGFVTGFGFPDGAIASSVGHDSHNICVVGAGDADMAVAVNRLIAMGGGFVVVRDGRVLADLALPVAGLMSDAGADHVRDRLVALRAAARAIGCRLAEPFLQLAFLPLPVIPHLKITDMGLVDVDRFRLLAA
- the pgeF gene encoding peptidoglycan editing factor PgeF, whose protein sequence is MPQSLMHDRPPHDHHDLLDLPGIAHGFFGRQGGVSTGLYTSLNCGPGSADDPAAVAENRRRVAAALTPAPRHLLTNHQVHGRRVITVDEDGLALYPEAGRGAEGRPHADGMVTRLPGIVLGALAADCAPVLFADAEARVIGATHAGWKGAVGGATDATIEAMEALGASRSRIRAVIGPCIAGPSYEVGPELRDTAMAADPAAAGFFSPGRDDRLHFDLPGYLLTRLRRNLITADAIGTDTYGATDTLFSYRRTTHRGEADYGRQVSAIVLLDQA
- a CDS encoding DMT family transporter; translation: MPGTGLVPARSGMAAAALWVGVLAVSTGAIFARLADAPALVIATGRLAIASLLILPLMGMRHRSAIRTLGRRHLLLAVVSGAFLALHFATWISSLSYTSIANSVLLVNTVPIWTALGGLVLGIDRLDRRGWLAVGLAVIGTVIVSAPSADLTGDGLLGNVLALVGGAAMAAYLLCGRALRARLDLVPYVMLAYGVAAVILLSVTLAAGLPLLGHGTATYLALVGMALIPQLIGHSTYNWSLKALPATAVSISLMGEAVFASLWGWLLFHESLPPATLGGGVLVLAGIVLAQTSLDRTRRAQDGGA
- a CDS encoding accessory factor UbiK family protein yields the protein MQSNNPFFDDMARVASGAMSGFAGLRQEMDQLVRSRVERMLAEMGAVTREEADALRALAEGQAERIAALEARIAALEAAAAPVADAPGADAPKADDAPQADAPQADAPDERSAS
- the lgt gene encoding prolipoprotein diacylglyceryl transferase produces the protein MTGLTFPDIDPVAIAIGPIAIRWYALAYIAGLLIGWRYVVGLTRRHALGLDERSIDDLLVWVAFGVILGGRFGYVLFYRPDYYAQHLLEIPMVWKGGMSFHGGLLGVAVSLALFARTKGVNPLTVGDLVAAAAPIGLFFGRIANFINGELWGRPTDVPWGMIFPMAGPEPRHPSQIYEALLEGLLLFVVLWFIARRRETWARPGLLAGYFLMGYAITRSIAELFRMPDAFLGFLAAGLTMGQLLSLPMFLIGVYLVLRARGRTDAATGPGRE
- a CDS encoding ArsR/SmtB family transcription factor — encoded protein: MDDDLIWKALSDPSRRRIIELLHAQPRRTGDLAACFDVTRFAVMKHLDLLVEAGLVTVERRGRERWNRLALERLTPTVAGWLAQFAVGAEAEQGNLPGAVEAMAIEAAVEIDLPRRRAYQLFVEQAENWWPREGEGRVRLEAATGGWLYLDRGPGRPQMIWAVIGDARAPAAIELIGACGQKGVESARTRLVFEKAGKGRTVVHLRTDALVTLDQAGRERYRAFWRRLLTDAYASYADTQAGPAEADLDLEDDDAHGEPQSAWVAGAIR
- a CDS encoding class I SAM-dependent methyltransferase, translating into MTDATPLPPADTPLGRIIAGRIAVDGPMTLGTYMGLVLGHPQHGYYTTREPFGADGDFVTAPEISQMFGELVGLWLAVAWDEAGQPPAVTLAELGPGRGTLMADALRAMKMMPGLLDRVSLHFVEQSPRLREAQAQAVADAGLSRPPVWHDTVDGLPDDRPLLLIANEFFDALPVRQLVRRPDGLWSERMIDLDPDRPGRFRYGLSPDPSPAAALLTPRIARASLAEIPAGAIAEVQPASISIAGTIGTRLAALGGAALIVDYGHGISAPGDTFQAVKAHAHADPLEEPGRADLTVHVDFERLAAAAAAGGALAHGPVDQGSFLGRLGIGARAERLARAARNGGERAQIATALKRLTAPEEMGRLFKVLALTPPGRPAPPGFAPVPGFDADL